The sequence GAATTTTGAAGACAAGTATTATTATACGAATATTATTATAATATGTCAATAAAAAATTTTCTAAATTTTTAAAAGAAAATAAATTGAATTTCATCTAAAGTTAAAGTAAAAAAATGTCGATATTATACTGTCTATGTTTTTGCTGTTTTTTGGAATAAAGGGTGTATATATGAAATAAAGGGGGAGGTTTCTAGTGAAATTGAGGAAATCTAAGTCAAGTATTAGAAATAAGATTTTTCTTAATTCAATTGCACTAAGTATCGTATTAACAATTATACTGATGATTATTTCAAACTATACTATCAATGAGATTAAAGGACATGTAACCCAAGGAGTGGATACCCTACTGAGAGACGAATTTGATAGGTTGATTAAACTGGAAGTTGAAACTGCGGTGGGGATTCTTAAAGGCATCAATAATAAGGTGCAAAAGGGTGAAATCACACTAGAAGAGGGAAAAAAATTAGGTGCCGATTTGCTTAGGGATATAAGGTATGGAGACGATGGCAATGGATATTTTTGGGCGGATACATCAAAGGGAGATAATATAGTCCTATTAGGGAAAAAGGATGTAGAGGGTAAGAATAGAATTAATCTACAGGATTCAAAGGGACTTTATCTCTTAAAAGCGGTTATTTCCAAGGGAATGGAGCCCGGGGGAGGATACACAGACTACTGGTTTCCAAGACCCGGGGAAACGGAACCCCTACCTAAAAGATGTTATACTTTGTATTTCGAGCCATTTGATTGGGTAATCGGAACGGGAGCCTACATAGATGATATAGAATATGTAGTTGATGATTATGAACAAGGGTTAGAGAAATATAAGGGACATAGTATAATTATTATGCTTATTTGGGCAGGTATATGTTTGGCAATAATAGGAGTGGTAGCCATGCTGGTAGGCAGAAAGATATCAAGACCTATTATAAGGCTGACAAGCTTAATTGACAAAACCACTAAACTGGATTTAGTATATGATGAATCCTACGAAGTATTGCTAAAGAATAATGATGAAACAGGTTTAATGGCTAATCAAGTATTTGACATGAGAAAAGTATTAAGAGAAATGGCAGGAAGTATTAAGGGACAGTCAAATGATATACTTAATAATTCTCAATTTTTATCACAAAATACAAATGAAACAGCATTATCTATTGATGAGGTTGCCAAGGCTGTGGAAGAACTAGCTGATGGAGCTACAAATCAAGCTTCGGAAGCCAATGAAGGTACAATGAAATTAGAGTCGTTAAATGAAAAAATTGATGAATTAATTCAAAGTGCAAATCTAATAAATAAATATACAAATGATACAAATGAAGTCAACCATAGATCATTATCCACTATGAAGGAATTACAGCATAATTTTAAAGCAAATAATGAAATGGTTCATCAAGTAAATGAAAATATAAATAGTCTTTCAGAAAAGTCCAGTTATATAGGACAAATTGTTGGAGTCATAAAGTCAATAGCGGAACAAACAAATTTATTGGCGCTTAATGCCGCTATTGAGGCTGCCAGAGCCGGAGACGCAGGTAAGGGCTTTGCAGTTGTAGCCGAAGAGGTTAGAAAGTTGGCGGAAGAAACAGGAAGCTCCACTCAGAAAATCGAGAGTATTACTACTGAAATAGAGCATGAAATAGAAAAAGTAAATCATACTATGGATGAAACAAAGGTGGTTGTACAAAATGCCGATAAAGCAGCCATGGAAGTAGAAAAAGTTTTTGAAGAAACCACAGAATCCATTGAAAAAATTACACAGCAGTTAGAGAGATTAACCAATAACATTGATATCGTAAGCAAATATAAAGAAGAAGTTACTTTTTCAATAGAAAATATTACTTCTGTAATACAACAATCTTCAGCATCTACAGAAGAGGTATCAGCTTCTGTGGAAGAGCAAACAGCTACTATTGCTGAAATTGCTAGTATGGCTGAAAAATTAAAAGTCATAGCTCGTGATTTAGAAGATAAAGTTAACATCTTTAGTATCTAATATAATAAAAAAATCCAGTATATCATGATGATATTCTGGATTTTTTTATTTAAGAAAGCTATATGTAAAGGATTTATTGGGATTTCCATAAGGAGATAATAAGTTTGTTATATTTAGGCTCATTAGTGAAATACTAATAAAAACTATCTCGGAGGAATAATTAGTGAATAAGGAAGTCATTTCTGATAAACAAGGTATAGCTGCTATAGTGCTATATATGTCTGGAACTTCATCAATGCTAGTATTTGGCACGGTAGCCGAAAAGGATATCTGGGTAGCTACTATTTTGGCTATACTTATGACACTATGTATTGTATTAGTATTTTGCCATATGCATTCTATGTTCCCGGGGAAAAACTTATTTGATATTTGTGATATATGCTTTGGTAGATTTATAGGCAAAGGAATTATTATACTATATGTTTGGTTCGCACTTCACAGTGGAACCTTGGTTGGAATGAATATCTATCAATTTATTACAGAGACCATTCTTCCTGCAACCCCTAACACAGCGGTATTTATTCTTCTATTGTTCCTTTGTTCTTGGATTGTCAAGAAAGGAATAGAGGTGATAGGAAGATGGTCAGAGTTCATGATCATTCCCTTTATTATTTTGGTATTTACTGTAATATTATTTTTTATTCCCGACATGGACATTAATAACATTCGGCCAGTACTAAGTAAAGGCATGAAGCCCATTTTAGAGGGAGCCTTTGCTGTTTTTTCATTTCCCTTTGGAGAAATTGTAATATTTACTATAATTTTTTCAGATTTTAAGTCAAATAAATCTCCGTATAGGATATATATAGGAGGGTTATTTATTGCAGGAATTGTTGTATTTATTACGTCTTTAGGTACTATTTTATACATAGGAATAAATTCTGCTTCAGAGCCCTATTATCCTATATATGAAGCTGTGAAAAGAATAGATGTGGGATTTATACTACAAAATCTTGAACCGGCAGTTGCTGTAACCTTTGTATTGGGAGGATTTTTGAAGGTTAGTATATATCTATTGGCTACTTGCAAAGGAGTTGTCAGTATATTTAAGTTAAAGGACTACAGATTTATAGTAATACCAATAGTTTTAATAATGCTTAATATGTCGTACTTTGTACATTTAAATAGAGTTGACTATAATAAATGGAATTTTGAAATATTCCCATACTATGCCTTTCTTTTTGAAATGATTTTACCTATTATTATATGGATTACAGCCCAAATAAAATTTAAGAAATTTAAATATAAAAAATCTATTTAAGCTATAGGATTTATACATGTAGGGAATTTTCATGGTCACAAATCTTAAAGAAGGATTTTTGAGTTTTCCATAGAATAGGTTGGTTATAGAGGATTTAGGTTCAATTTTGGACTGTGCATAATTATTAAGCTTATTAGTGATGATCAAGATTTTTTGACTACGGGAGGAATAAAAGTGCTATATGAAAAAAATACTATTTATATTTTAGGTACGGCTAAGATAGGTAAAAACGATCCTATTTCGGCTATGTATAATATTTTTTTCTTAGGTATTATTATAGAGAGAGGAAGCGGTAAAATAGTAGACTCAACTTGTAATATGGTGAGGGATGTTACCACTGATTTCATTAGGTCTATTCTTATAGGATATAATCTTGTAGATGATATAGAGATGATCATAGATGAAATAAAAGATAGATTCTATGGAATGGCTCAGAAAGCAGTGATTGCCTCCATAAAGGATGCTCGAAATAAATACATGATGATAAAAAATAATTGAAGCATACTATAAAATAAAGTATAATAAAATTACAGTATAGGGATTTTAGTATAGACTTTAACTTATATTATAAAAATCCTATATACAGAGTTCTAAGTAAATCTGAGTTTATGTATGTGCAAATACTCAGTGTTTCTGGGAGTTTTGGATATGTATAAATTAAAGTTTTGACTTGAATCTCTATAAATATATCTCCATGAAAATTTCATATTAAGTTTTGTTTATTAGTATATAGATTAGCCTCTATATATAATTGTAGATAAGACCCAGTTAAACCCCATAGTTTAGCTGGGTTTTTTGTATTCTGACATGAGGAGTTGAAATGATATGAATCAAAACTATTTTATTGATATTGAAAATATAATTAGAAAAAATTTGGAAAAAAGAGGTATGGATAAAATTAATCTATTGGGTGAATTTGAAAATGCCGTAAAGGATATTTATAATGGTTCTACTGTGTTAATAGTTACTGGTTTTGTGATTAGGAGCAGTCTTACGGGTGAAACAGATGGCCCTATTGGAGCAATATCCTTGGCCAGTGCATTGGAGAAGCTAGGTAAAAAGGTAGTGCTTGTAACTGATAAATATTCTAGGGATATGCTATATAATTGCTGTATTGTAAAGGATGTTAAGGCTTCTATAGAAGTGGTTCCACATTATAATACAGACAAGTTTTGTAATGAACTATTAGAAAAATATCAGCCATCTCATATAGTTGCCATAGAAAGACCAGGAAGAGCAAAGGATGGTCACTGCTATTCCATGAGGGGAGAAGACCTTAGTGATTTGGTACCAGATACAGACATATTATTTATAAAATCAAAGGAGCAAGGGATAGTTTCATTGGCTGTTGGAGATGGGGGTAATGAAGTAGGCATGGGAAAGGTATCCTCATTTGTGATAGACTCAGTAAATAAGGGTGAGCAAATATGTGCAGCCATTAGCACCGATTATCTAATTGTAGCCGGAGTATCTAATTGGGGTGGCCATGCTTTGGCTGCAGCTCTTTCCATAATTTCTGGAACCATGCTATTACATGATTCTAAAATAGAAAAAAGATTATTAGAAGTGATGATAGAAGCAGGAGCGGTTGATGGATGTACCAAAAAGGGGACATTAACCGTAGATGGATTAAGCTTAGAAGATAATATAGAAATTCTTGAAAATTTAAGAAGCATAGTAGATATTTTACTAAATACAGTAGAAGAAAATTACATTTATATGAAATGTACTTAAAAAATAGACTTTATTATTTGAGGAAATTGCACAACTCTTACTTGAGGAAATTGCATAACTCTGACTTGGCAGAATTGCATAATATATATGGCTTTTATAGAAAGTAATTATACAATTTCCTCATTTAATACATACACCCAGATTATTCATAATAGGGGAACTCTAAATATTTTCAAATTTGTTATGGGTAATCTGGGTTAAGATTAATGGGTTTAATGAATTTGGTAACTTGAATAGCTTGTACATCCATAGGATAATATTTCGAAAATCATATCATTAGTTAGATTTATTTCTAAATCATTGGCATAGGTCCTTATCAATATACTTTGTGTAGTCATAGGTATGTTTTCTCTCTTTAGCTTATCAACATAATTTAATATTAGAACAATCTTATTTTGAAATGTGCTTAAAGTCATAAAAGCCCTCCTCTTAAATATTTAGCCTAGATTATTTATAGAGCAATAATATAAATAAAAGCAGCTTAAGAATTTTTATAGGTGTTATTGGTTTATATTCTTTTTATAACTATATATAATATAATTCGATAATATGCATAAATTTAGGGTACTTATTTATGTAGCAATATATGGGCCTATTCCAATATTATGTATAATGCCTATGGAGTAGTGATTTTACAGCTTTATAGATTTTAGTCAAAATTTCAATCATTTTTGAGTTTTCTATAAAAAGCAGATATTGTGACTATTAATTATAGACATAGGAGAAAATATAATATAGGGTTTTCATAGATGTTTTAATTTATACTATGTGAATCATATATATTGAGTTGTATTGAAATTCGCCTTAAAAAAATGTATAATTATATGAAATCGGTAACATGTTTTCTAGAATATAATTATTTTAGCTTTTAAACCTTTGAGGAGGACTAAAATGGCTGTTACAATTAATGATATAGCAAAGGTTGCAGGTGTATCAAGGACAACTGTATCAAGGGTTTTAAATGATTCAGGATATGTTAAGGACGAAACTAGAGAGAAAATTTTAAAAGCTATAAAGGAATTAAATTATACACCTAGTGCCATAGCAAGAAGTTTATCTACAAATAGGACGAATACTATAGGTGTCATAGTTCCTGAGATAAATAATCCCTTTTTTGGAGAGATAATAAAGGGTATCAGCCAAGAGGCAGATGAGCATAATTTGAATTTAATTCTCTTCAATACTGACGATAGCAGGAAAAAGGAACTAAAAGCCCTTAAGCTTCTTAAGGAACAAAGAATACAAGGGGTCATTATTACTCCAACATATCCCGAGGACGAGTTTAATAGGGAATATCTAAACACCCTAGAAAATCTAGGTATTCCAGTGGTTTTGATAGATGGACATGTTGAATGCTTTAATTTTAGTGGAGTGTTTATAGATCATATTAAAGGAGCCTATGATGGAACTAATGCTTTAATACAAGAAGGTCACAAGAAAATAGGAATAATAACAGGATGTATGAATTCTAGACCAGCTAAGGATAGATTAACGGGTTACAAAAAAGCATTAGTTATGAATAAGATTCCAGTAAATGAGAAATATATTTTTTATGGTGACTATAAACACGAAAGTGCTTATGATATTACAAAAAATAT is a genomic window of Maledivibacter sp. containing:
- a CDS encoding methyl-accepting chemotaxis protein, which gives rise to MKLRKSKSSIRNKIFLNSIALSIVLTIILMIISNYTINEIKGHVTQGVDTLLRDEFDRLIKLEVETAVGILKGINNKVQKGEITLEEGKKLGADLLRDIRYGDDGNGYFWADTSKGDNIVLLGKKDVEGKNRINLQDSKGLYLLKAVISKGMEPGGGYTDYWFPRPGETEPLPKRCYTLYFEPFDWVIGTGAYIDDIEYVVDDYEQGLEKYKGHSIIIMLIWAGICLAIIGVVAMLVGRKISRPIIRLTSLIDKTTKLDLVYDESYEVLLKNNDETGLMANQVFDMRKVLREMAGSIKGQSNDILNNSQFLSQNTNETALSIDEVAKAVEELADGATNQASEANEGTMKLESLNEKIDELIQSANLINKYTNDTNEVNHRSLSTMKELQHNFKANNEMVHQVNENINSLSEKSSYIGQIVGVIKSIAEQTNLLALNAAIEAARAGDAGKGFAVVAEEVRKLAEETGSSTQKIESITTEIEHEIEKVNHTMDETKVVVQNADKAAMEVEKVFEETTESIEKITQQLERLTNNIDIVSKYKEEVTFSIENITSVIQQSSASTEEVSASVEEQTATIAEIASMAEKLKVIARDLEDKVNIFSI
- a CDS encoding DUF3870 domain-containing protein encodes the protein MLYEKNTIYILGTAKIGKNDPISAMYNIFFLGIIIERGSGKIVDSTCNMVRDVTTDFIRSILIGYNLVDDIEMIIDEIKDRFYGMAQKAVIASIKDARNKYMMIKNN
- a CDS encoding DUF4392 domain-containing protein, which codes for MNQNYFIDIENIIRKNLEKRGMDKINLLGEFENAVKDIYNGSTVLIVTGFVIRSSLTGETDGPIGAISLASALEKLGKKVVLVTDKYSRDMLYNCCIVKDVKASIEVVPHYNTDKFCNELLEKYQPSHIVAIERPGRAKDGHCYSMRGEDLSDLVPDTDILFIKSKEQGIVSLAVGDGGNEVGMGKVSSFVIDSVNKGEQICAAISTDYLIVAGVSNWGGHALAAALSIISGTMLLHDSKIEKRLLEVMIEAGAVDGCTKKGTLTVDGLSLEDNIEILENLRSIVDILLNTVEENYIYMKCT
- a CDS encoding endospore germination permease, which produces MNKEVISDKQGIAAIVLYMSGTSSMLVFGTVAEKDIWVATILAILMTLCIVLVFCHMHSMFPGKNLFDICDICFGRFIGKGIIILYVWFALHSGTLVGMNIYQFITETILPATPNTAVFILLLFLCSWIVKKGIEVIGRWSEFMIIPFIILVFTVILFFIPDMDINNIRPVLSKGMKPILEGAFAVFSFPFGEIVIFTIIFSDFKSNKSPYRIYIGGLFIAGIVVFITSLGTILYIGINSASEPYYPIYEAVKRIDVGFILQNLEPAVAVTFVLGGFLKVSIYLLATCKGVVSIFKLKDYRFIVIPIVLIMLNMSYFVHLNRVDYNKWNFEIFPYYAFLFEMILPIIIWITAQIKFKKFKYKKSI
- a CDS encoding LacI family transcriptional regulator, with translation MAVTINDIAKVAGVSRTTVSRVLNDSGYVKDETREKILKAIKELNYTPSAIARSLSTNRTNTIGVIVPEINNPFFGEIIKGISQEADEHNLNLILFNTDDSRKKELKALKLLKEQRIQGVIITPTYPEDEFNREYLNTLENLGIPVVLIDGHVECFNFSGVFIDHIKGAYDGTNALIQEGHKKIGIITGCMNSRPAKDRLTGYKKALVMNKIPVNEKYIFYGDYKHESAYDITKNIIAMEDRPTAIFVMSNMMILGCMKALYEEKISVPEEIAIIGFDKIEALNIVGMNISFINGPTIEMGRTGMKLLIDNLQSKDGNKKIKRITLLPKIVLKGSEKYIKK